The genomic DNA CCGGTGGCGGTGACGATCACGGCGCCGACGGGAGTGGGTTCGGCGGGGACGGTCTTGAGGTACCTGACCCCGACCCGGTGACGGTGCAGGTAGCCGGTGATGCGGCGGCCGGCCTGATCGTCGCCGACGGTGGCGACCAGTTCGGCGCAGAACCCGAGCCGGGCGGCGGCGACGGCGCGGTTAAGTCCTTTGCCGCCGATCTTCTCGGTGAAACTGCCTCGGGCGGGCGCGCTTTCGCCGGGTAGGTGATCGGTGCGGTAGATGTGGTCGATGACGGCGTCACCGATGACGATGACCGTGCCGCGCGAGGGCGCCACGGTACGGGCGTCGCTGTCGGCGCGGCTGTCCGCATCGTCGGACGCTCCGTTCAGGGACAGCATGTTTCGTCCGTACCCCGGGTCGGAGTCCAGCAGGGCGGCCAGGTCGGTGAAGGCGCGGTGTTCGGGGCTGGTGCGCAGATGACGGGCGGTGAGTTCGGGGGGATCCGGTGTGGCATCGGCTAATTCATGTAGCCGTGTCCACTGCTCGGCGAGGTAGGCGCGACGTTCGCCGAGGTCGGCGGCGTAGAGGCGGTCGAGGTCGATCTCGGCGTGTGCCCGGTCGCGCCACCAGCCGAGGGCCAGGGCGGCGTCGACGATGAATCGCTTGCTGGGATCGAGCTTTTCGGCGAATTCGCGCACAACGGGCGAGACCACCAGGCGGGGATCGACCACGCCGTCGCGGTGCGCGCGGCGCCTGATGACCGGCAGGTCGAGCAGGGGGGAGATGTCGATCTCTGTGGTGCGCAGGCGATCTGCGCTCAGGCCGGAGCGTTTGCAGAGTCTGGTGAGGATGTTGCGGACGACGACGGTCCCCGGTT from Nocardia higoensis includes the following:
- a CDS encoding carbohydrate kinase family protein, with translation MTAQQPGTVVVRNILTRLCKRSGLSADRLRTTEIDISPLLDLPVIRRRAHRDGVVDPRLVVSPVVREFAEKLDPSKRFIVDAALALGWWRDRAHAEIDLDRLYAADLGERRAYLAEQWTRLHELADATPDPPELTARHLRTSPEHRAFTDLAALLDSDPGYGRNMLSLNGASDDADSRADSDARTVAPSRGTVIVIGDAVIDHIYRTDHLPGESAPARGSFTEKIGGKGLNRAVAAARLGFCAELVATVGDDQAGRRITGYLHRHRVGVRYLKTVPAEPTPVGAVIVTATGSFATIEHDADSVRLTVEDLSTAEVIEALTDSDALFVTLEHPTSVLEHILRTVRAAPRPRLFVHAAPPVPAPQYYYEFFDRIDYLIGSRRELARLLAPGVDFTGEGYDDPDVFEAQVIARLRALGVGCVCVIEHFHCHVRSACVRLDIAPALAVRVEDSPGAAAAFTAALAYRLAGHDWVATPEDFLWASAAMAAAQSFGDIPDAMPVAERIDRIADLRS